In a single window of the Etheostoma spectabile isolate EspeVRDwgs_2016 chromosome 3, UIUC_Espe_1.0, whole genome shotgun sequence genome:
- the LOC116682257 gene encoding odorant receptor 131-2-like has product MADNISLVVGGPLRRQINDKVIIVQILVMIFLCINLLLIVTYFKKESLHTTARYILFAVTLLSDSFLLIMSDILLIFSYFEITINVWSCIIISVLALLYNTVTPVTLTAMTLERYVAICMPLRHGELCSSRRTMRCILIIHAVSSVPSIVILSVFFASASLSSYTQYCICSVESLILHRWQDHIRAAVYQLYFMIMFITIIFCYVKITKVAKAASGENRTSKWKGLRTVIFHGCQLLLCLIQLWCPFIETAILQISFRLFINVRYTNYILFSLAPRCLSPLIYGLRDETFFLALKNLIFFSLYKRKS; this is encoded by the coding sequence ATGGCAGATAACATCTCACTGGTTGTTGGTGGACCTTTACGGAGGCAGATCAACGACAAGGTCATTATCGTGCAGATCCTGGTAATGATTTTTCTTTGCATTAACCTTTTGCTTATTGTGACCTATTTTAAAAAGGAGAGTTTACACACAACTGCCCGCTACATCTTATTTGCTGTTACACTGTTGTCTGATAGCTTTCTATTAATCATGTCTGATATCCTGCTTATCTTCAGCTATTTTGAAATCACCATAAATGTTTGGTcgtgtatcattatctctgttTTAGCACTTCTATATAATACAGTCACCCCAGTTACTCTGACGGCAATGACCCTGGAGCGCTACGTGGCTATTTGCATGCCCCTGCGTCACGGAGAGCTGTGCTCCTCTCGCAGAACTATGCGTTGCATCCTCATCATCCACGCCGTCAGCTCTGTACCCTCTATTGTtattctctctgtcttctttgcATCAGCCTCTCTTAGCTCTTACACACAATACTGTATATGCTCTGTTGAGTCATTGATTTTGCACCGATGGCAGGATCACATTAGGGCAGCTGTGTATCAGCTTTACTTCATGATTATGTTTATAACTATTATATTCTgctatgttaaaataacaaaagtgGCCAAAGCTGCATCAGGAGAGAACAGAACGTCAAAATGGAAAGGGCTCAGAACGGTTATTTTTCATGGTTGCCAGCTGCTGCTCTGTCTCATCCAGCTGTGGTGTCCCTTCATAGAAACTGCTATACTTCAGATTAGTTTCAGATTATTTATAAATGTCAGGTACACTAACTACATACTGTTTAGTCTTGCTCCAAGATGTCTGAGTCCTCTAATTTATGGCCTCAGGGACGAAACATTTTTTCTTGCGCTGAAAAACTTGATCTTCTTCAGTttgtataaaagaaaaagttaa